CCTTGCCCTTACACGGCCCAGCGCTGTCTCATGGTTCAGACACCGTCCCATCAGCCCCTTCATCATCACCATCGCCTGAAAACAAAGGTTATTAGTGACGGAGGTATATGAACGAGAAGAATAGAAAGTGGGTGGCATGACTTACCTGAGCAATACAAAAGAGCCCCGTCTCTCCCATGGCTTCCGTGGCATGGTTGCATAAGTCCTTATAGTCGTCGGACGATATGATGGATGAAATTTTCTCTAAAGCATATTTGGAATCCTCACGGAGGAGGATGGGTGGCTTCTTTTGAGTGGTAGATGGACTCTTCATTAAACCCTTTCCTGCTCCATGCTTGGTAGGAGTAACTGTCTTCTTGCCTTCAAACTCTAGTCCCACGACGGGCTCCAAAATGATTTTGGGCTTCTTGGGGAGACAACCTTGCTTCTCCAGCAACTTTGTTTTTGTGGACGGGTTGGATGAACCTGTCTCCTTAGGTTGTCCTTCCACCTCTTTCTTTTTGGCTGCCTATTGTTTGATGACAGCCCTTCTCTTGGCAACATCCATTTCTACACAAGGGAAGACGAATGGTTACAGTGAAGTATACAAACCAAGAAGCCCAAAGATGAGGTGACAGACTTACATTAGCGAACTTGAGCGTTGTATTGACGGGCAGCTGGAGTTGGCTCTGGTCCGTCACAGTACCAGTGGATAGTGTCTAATGTGACCAACTTTGCCCACGTCCTCTGCTCTAGCTTGGACTTGTTACTCTCCAGAAAACTCCACTCTTCGAGAGAGACTTGTGGACGGTCGCGAACTACAAAAGAAGAAGGTTAAAGTGACATGGCAAATAAAAACTAAGCCGAATATAGACGGATACATACCAAACGGTGGCAATATGCCCCATTTGGTGTTGACGGGCATAAATTCATTGTCTCTAGGACGACACATCCATTCGTCACCTTCCATGAAAAAAATACCGACTCTTCCAGTTCCCATTGGAGTCAGGGGTCTTACACACAAGTCTCAGCAAAGGGCTCCTAGACATGAAGCTATACATACCCTTTGACTGGGCAATCTCATCAAGATGGTAAGAATGTAGGAATTCCCGCACCGTCAACCTTCTGGCACCTTCGGACATTGCACCGTACAATACCTCCACGCTTAGgaagaccctccaggcattTAGGGAAATCTGGTTGGCGGACAGGCCTAAGTGTTGAAGAAGTTGATGATGGAATGAACTTAAGGGGAATCTGAGCCTTGCCTTCAACATTTGCTCATAAACCCCGACACCTTCAATACCATCATAGTAGCATTTTTCCGACTTGTAAGGTAGACAGAGAGGTATGTTGTCAAGTATTTGATACTTAGCCCCAAGTGTTTTGAAGTGAGATTCTTTGATTGAGGAATTAAAATCGTTAAACCGTCCATATGGGTAGCATGATAAACTCCCTAAGTCCATTAGGACCCACGACGGATTGAACTGGGGGCTCAGCATTATCTTGGCCTTCACTAAAGTCATCCTCTAGCCTTTCCATCTCCAAACCCTCATCCCTTAAGGAAGGAGAACTGGCTGACGAACTCCTTTCTTCACTTGGACTGTCCAGGTCTTTGTGACCTAATGGGTACACTTCATCGTAGCCCGCTCTGTCGCAGACAAACGACTGGTTACTCGACACACTAGACATGACCTACACGTGACAGTAAATCCTAAGACTCTGATCGGTCTATAATGGATGACGGTAGTGCAAAAagtctagaaaaataaaaaagcataaaGTTTAAAGTAGAGGGAAAAGAATGCTTACCAAAATTGAAGTTGAACAGTAAAGAGGTGTTGATGACGGATGCAACAGCTGGACGGTATGATTGTCTGACAAGGATGACAGGTGCTCTCTGATCGTAGATTTCAGtagaaagtaaagaaataagaggaagagagtttgATTTATATAGGGAGAACGCCACAGAAAACGAAGGGGCGCTTCAATCCAAGTGAGCGACCATTCAGTAAATGCCATGTGTCCTTCGCCATTAATGATTGCAGGCCAGCCTGTCAAGGCTAGGGGTGTTCCTGAAAGGGCCGGATTAAACTGTCACCCCACGGGTCCTTCCACTCAAGAATCACGGACCCATGGGgtgagggggcaactgaagagggAGAAAATCGGAGGTGACAGATCCACTTAGATGGACTAGGTGCTAGGTAAGTGGGCTAATAGGGGACAGATCCTAGGTGAACGGACATAGTGTGGACGGATCAAAAAGCCACATGGCACTCAATTAATCATTATGTGACCTCCAAGAAACCCTGAATGGAAATGACTTGTGTTTCAAGATTAACCATAGTTCACAGAGTCccaatatgaatagaattctaaGACAATGAGGGTTTTGGAATATATGCGCATTAATAGAGATctttcctataaggaaaagacttgttACGCAAGAAAAGGTGCCTTGGATCTACAtaactataaaaacccaaagaccctcaagaaaaaggtacgcataattcacccgagctctagcactctagagttgtgagaaattctaacttgaccttcggagggtatttggtcggcaccacaccggtgttctctgttaggtcttttcttttcattgtgtAGGTATTGTTTTGAGCATGCAAAGGttgtgtgactcactggtgatttttcggcatcatcaatgATGTAGGCGTTGAAAGTTGTGGACTAAAGAGACTTGTCGAGTTGTTGCGACAGAGGCTGCATAGGAGGCAGTAGATGGATGGCAATGGGCAACTCAAATAGTGGTTGCAAAGAAGGCTTGGGGATGGAGTCAATGGTGTATGGACTAACTTTTCCGATCGTTAAGAAATGAGTACTAAGAAGAATGAAGGTagaagagagggaaagagaaactaaagaataaagttgcaGAGATTGTGAGAGagttgagaaaataaaatgaaattttgtttggttaaaaagattataagaaaaaaaaaggtaaataaaagctgatgtggctttttttgCTATGTAAGAACTGATGTGGCCAATACAATTTAGACACGTTAGcatatcattttatattttaatattagacATGCCAACTATGTAAACCATTTGCTACATAAGAAATTCCATTAGTGAGTTAACagtaaggaccaaattggttgcaagttgaaaatatgaaagaccaaattgattgttaccaaaatgtaaggaccaaattgactgtaacTCCAAAATTTAGAGACCAAAATAGTGGTTTCGCCTTGATTTTACACTTTGataaacacaacaaatttcatgcaatttctttatttatttttaatgatgttCATACTCTAAACATAAAATGGGTGACCTATACAGACAATATACAATAACATCTCATTCAAATAAAGTGTGATATATCATTTAAATAGAagtcactaatttttttttataaataatttgatagttgcaATAACAGATAAAAGAATTTAAGCCCTAGaagttttctaaaatttttaaaaggtGTTAGTTGAGCAACCAAACTCTCATTAAATTCATACATTTACAGAAGTCATGTAAAGTATACTTCCTGCATGGCACAAACACAATGTtaatgacattatttttataattttataaatatcatattcaaaatttaactTTAATACAGGGGtatgtaggaaaaaaaaaaaaaaaaaaaacttgtcagCTTAGTACTCCCTCTAGAACAAACACTCTTTAAATTAATGGTCACGCTGGAATCCTTTCACAATTTCACTCACCTATCcttttgatctctctctctcttcattggGTTGTTAGCCATGGCTTTGGTGGCTAAAAGAGAACTGGCTTGCTTTttcttgatgatgatgatcatgGCTTTCTCTGGGGCCTGCATGGCTGCTACTTACATTGTGGGAGACTCTGCTGGATGGACTATCCAAATCCCTGTTGATTATACCAAGTGGTCTTCCACCAACAACTTCCATGTTGGTGACAAAATCGGTGAGTTACCTCTCTTCTTATCCcgcctttttgttttgttattttcctCTTCTGAGTTCtgatatatattgattttgttCTCGTTTTTCCACTCTTCTATGTGAAAACTTGTTTGGGTTTGATATGTGCAAAACCATGTCTTAAAATTTGCCAATACATTTGGCTCATAATTGCTTCACACTACTATTACACGtaatgtttttttgaaaaaaatatacctACAAACCAGTTTATTATGTGAAGATCAATAAAACCCTCtcgtgattggttttttttttttaataaatctcaTGGCCTATTTAACAAGTCACTTCactttttaaataatacatgtgatgattttaacttttaaagAAATGTAATGTGTTATAGGAGAATTTTgtctaataattaaataattaaattcatcattttgtaacatatatatagttaaacaCACATACGCAAAATAGTTCATTTTAACTAGATCAAAAGTAAATATTACCTTTATATCTAGAGTTTTATTGTTTGAggaagttataaaaaaaaatgtgtgaattaaattgtatatgttttattttattttattttatttttattttttgagaaagaattgTGTATGCAGATTTAATCAAATCATAGAATAATCCCACCTTCCCCTCTAAAATCATAGGGTCCTTGTATTGGTATAGTGGTTCACCATAGCCATCCAGAAAATTTCAACCTACACTTTTGGACCTAGCTTTGCATGTGCCAGAGTGAACTAGTACTTCAGTCAGATTTTCTGTTATTAGaaatatttctttgttttcaccTCCAGTTATCTGGCACCCTAATTATTGCTTTGAGACACACTTTTGTCCTGATCTGATGAGATAACCAGATGTGCtaaatatgcaaagattgatttgtttaattttgtattgAGGAGTACAGTTTAAGTTAATCATTGAGCTACATTATATGTTAATAATAACCATTCAATGACCTGTAAATTGTGAGTAGATTATTTACTTGATTTTTATGCAAACTCAAACATTTTCACTAGTATGATTAATtgatttacatttttttctccTAAGAAGGATCGCATCTTATGTAAAGAGTCTTTGAATTAAATCTTAGGACGTGCCTCAATTTGAAATTGGAAAACATAGAAAAATTGTCTTGTTAGcatgtttaatgaatttttcatCCAGGATTTTTCAGCTataattttgttcttgaaaTGGTCATCTCTGTATTTATCACTTAATGTTATGTATTAACATGCAGTTTTTACATATAATAAGCAATTCCACAATGTGTTGCAAGTAACCCATCAAAATTTCCAGTCTTGCAATGCAACTTCTCCAATTGCCTCCTACACCTCTGGCTCCGACTCCATCACCCTAAAAAGCCCCGGCAACTTCTATTATCTCTGTGGCGTACCTGGCCACTGCCAAGCCGGTCAGAAGGTTCCAATCAAGGTCATCAGAGCTTCAGCAAGAAGTCCAAGCTTAGCTCCAAGTGAATCAGCTCTATCAGGCTCACCTTCTGCTTTCATAGCACCTAGCCCATCTCCAAGCAGTGCTCCAATTATCCAGTCTTCCAAGTTTTGGTTGGCTGTGACTGCTCTTGCATTTTATCTTATTGGTTAGCTTATTAGTGTAAAAGTCATTATGTCTACTAATCATTTGGGATTGTATTACCATATATCTGTTGGGATTGATGGCCACTTTCATATGCATGATATAAGTTAATACCTAATACCTTGTCGACTGCACTTTAAATGGATAGAGAATTTCAATGGAATATGCCACTTTAGTGTGCtagtttaattttattctaatgGATTTTACATATTGCGTAAAAATagagtaatatatataaaaggagtCGTTAGTATATAATAATTCCAAAAAGAAGTTACCATATAATAATTCCAAAAAGAAGTTTCCTTAACAATTCAAGAGGATCTTAATACcgaaaatgataaagaaagaatatttatatgGAATGGTAAAAATAGAGAGTGGTGTGCCATATGATTAAAGTTCCTAAAGTCTAAAGAGCATCATGGAATATGATTCTCCAATCAGGATTAGCCAGCCCAAGCCTTATCCCCTGAGGAGTAAAAACTTCAACATATCTACATAGATGTCAATGAATGTGCAGTTATTCTGCCAAATCAATTTGGTTCAAGCAAGTTGGAAGCTTTGAAATTCTATGTATATGAGACAATTTGTGATCATAGAAAAGTGACTTTCATAGATAGAGGGAGAAGCACGGTAGAGTTTGAATATATCACATATATGAAATACCGCAAAAATGTCATTATTATCATTTGAAACTCCAAAAGAAGTGACTTTTTAAAAGAGataatttaaccaaaaaatgcaaaactagaTGCAAGTGCTCTCAAATGGGACTTTTTCCCATCTAGCAAAAATGTTAGAAAGTCATGTCTCTACCTCAAGTTTTAATTTTGCAAGACTCTTTATATTGTTGGGTTAATAGATATACAATTTTAAGGtctattttttagtttgataaCTAATCTCATTCAGACACAAAACTATGCTTGACAAGCCACAGGATGAACGTTAAACCATAGAGTTAATGGCATAAATACCACATATTCATCAAAATCGTTTGATTGCATGATCCATGAATATAGATAAAAGTCTTTGAGTACCTTCCTCcattctataaaattttccataaaGTTTTAAGCTTCAAATTGAGCTTACActccaaacaataaaattcatTCATTTAATAACATCGAGTACCAATTTGGCATAACCTAATTTGCAATTTTCAAGTCGAACTTAAGTCACTATGATCAAGTTGAGCTCATTAAAAGCTTAAGCCATAATCAACTTGTGTGCTGCCAATTTTACCTCactttgtttcaaaaatttaggacccgtttgttattgttgtttaaacaacagttttcaatgtttaaataacattatacgtattttcacacagACACACACTTTTCATCcacatgtattttcaaaaaatacaaacaaccttactagaacaacattaccaaacgggccctcATTTATTGGAATATGGAAATGTGtccaaataattgaaattagaaTAATATAAGAATATCATGCAAAATTATAGGTCCTGattaaacataaacataactAGTTGCTTCTACTGAACAGAGAAACACATCTTAAAAATATGCAAGAAAACACAAAGCCATCAAAAGCTGGATTGCAAGCAGCCCTTTGGAAGATACCATTGATGATGCAGCACTCTTCTTAGATGGGGCAGGTGCCTGTGCCACTGGTGGAATAGAGTGATCATGAGGAGGAGCTGCACTGGATTTTGGACTTGAACTAGTATTAGTACTAGGGCTAGGACTAGTACTAGGATTAGGAGTTGCACTTGGACTTGGAGGAGTTGCAATTGGGCTTGGACTAGGACTAGGTCTAGGAGTAGCACTTGGACTTGGATTAGGACTAGGTTTAGGAGTAGCACTTGGACTGGTACTAGGTTTGGGTGTTGCACTAGGACTTGGACTTGGACTAGTACTAGGATTAGGAGTTGGAGTTGGACTAGGCGTAGGAGGAGTtgattttggaattttgagaaCCCTGATGTCAACCTTCTGGCCATCTAAGCAGTGGCCAGGGGTGGTGCAAACGTAGTAATAATGGCGAGGATAACTCATATTGATCATGTCCCTGCCAGTGCTGAAGAAAGCGAGTGGAGATCTAAGGTTGCATGTGTGGAAATCTTCACGGCTCACTTCAATCacgtcattatttttagcgTCGTATTGGAAATCTGCGT
The sequence above is drawn from the Quercus lobata isolate SW786 chromosome 12, ValleyOak3.0 Primary Assembly, whole genome shotgun sequence genome and encodes:
- the LOC115972091 gene encoding mavicyanin-like isoform X1, translating into MALVAKRELACFFLMMMIMAFSGACMAATYIVGDSAGWTIQIPVDYTKWSSTNNFHVGDKIVFTYNKQFHNVLQVTHQNFQSCNATSPIASYTSGSDSITLKSPGNFYYLCGVPGHCQAGQKVPIKVIRASARSPSLAPSESALSGSPSAFIAPSPSPSSAPIIQSSKFWLAVTALAFYLIG
- the LOC115972091 gene encoding mavicyanin-like isoform X2, coding for MALVAKRELACFFLMMMIMAFSGACMAATYIVGDSAGWTIQIPVDYTKWSSTNNFHVGDKIVTHQNFQSCNATSPIASYTSGSDSITLKSPGNFYYLCGVPGHCQAGQKVPIKVIRASARSPSLAPSESALSGSPSAFIAPSPSPSSAPIIQSSKFWLAVTALAFYLIG
- the LOC115972090 gene encoding blue copper protein-like → MAAFAKSAMVLLSVMTLIEVSFAVVYTVGESQGWTTHVDYKSWAANKTFHVGDIINFQYDAKNNDVIEVSREDFHTCNLRSPLAFFSTGRDMINMSYPRHYYYVCTTPGHCLDGQKVDIRVLKIPKSTPPTPSPTPTPNPSTSPSPSPSATPKPSTSPSATPKPSPNPSPSATPRPSPSPSPIATPPSPSATPNPSTSPSPSTNTSSSPKSSAAPPHDHSIPPVAQAPAPSKKSAASSMVSSKGLLAIQLLMALCFLAYF